The Glycine soja cultivar W05 chromosome 9, ASM419377v2, whole genome shotgun sequence sequence AGTAAGGTTGAGCCATTcctgataaaatttaaattattctttatgCTCCAGTTGGTATTAAGAAACACATTATGTACAACAATGTGCATGCAATTGTGTTTTCAAAAACAGACCAACAAGCCATAACAAAATATTTGCACCACCCCATAAAGAgcatatgataaaaaatttctaacCTTTTGCACTGAAGTTGGTAGTGGAAGCAGTGGTGCCTGAGATGCTGGAGAAGGCATTAATGCAGAGGAACCAGAGGATGTTAGAGTCAGAGAACCCATATCCTTCTGAGTAGGATTCAAATGAGTTAAAGACAATAACTGTTCTCTAGGATAAGCAAATTGATCTGGGGTTAACAAAGATGGTGCTGTTGGCAAGGAACCTGAAGTAGAATCAACAAATGAAGGAGCTGAACGATGGACAGAATGTTGAGGATGAATTGACCTTGGGTCAGGACAAATGTTTCCAGATATTTGAGCTTGAATAGAATTTATGTCTTGGAGCGTTGAAGAAAACTGAGGCATGTTTGATCCATCAAAAGTCATGGATGCAGAATATGATACAGGTGGCTTAGTAGACAAAAGGGATGGAATATCAAGAGAATCAGAATTTTTTAAAGAGGTAAGAGAAGGTGGATGAGTCTGATTTACGAGAGAAGCCATGGCAGAAGATACAGGTAGACCATAGTCTGATAAAGCTGTCCATCCCCCTTTTATAGGTACCTGAGTTTCTGCATTTTGCATCTGATTCTGCACAGCTAAGGATGCTGCCAGTGATGGGGGTTGACGAGAACTAGATTGTAGCAGAGAATGAGAACTACTGCTAGATATCCGACTGGGTCCTTGCCAATCCATTGCTGCAAAAAAAGATGGATGACTAGCAACTTGAGTAGCAGCAGATGAATTTGAAGGTCCCGGCTGAGTTACAGACTGATGAGAAGGCAACCCAGCAGGAAAGGCTTTACTGGATATTGCAGGGCTATCTTGCCTTTGAATTGATTCTGTCAAACTTCTACCACCAACTGAGGCCACTGGAGAACTTAGCAACCCAACCACTGGAGAACTTAGCAACCCAGAATATTCCGACTGAGAAGGAAAAGAGATAAatgatttaaaagaaatagTATAGTCATTGATAAGTAGATGAGTTcaaaatacaatttattttgTACTGTCCTTAAACACAGGTACCTGAATAATAGCTGGATCACTAAAAACCTGCTCTTCTAATTTGGAAGATGGGGCGGGGAACTTGATCTGCAAATTCTGAAATGGTGAAATTCATAAAAACATGCACAGCTTAGAAAAGTATATCTGGCATGCATAAAGGACAAGTTCTTGTGACCAAATGGTAGTTATGTTGCTACTGATATGGATTCATGTTACATTATGTAGAGACAAAATAAGTCAGTAGCTTAAGATTACTATTTTGTGGAGTGCATTCCATTTGTCTACTCTTAATTGTTCTAGACTTTCAGATTAGATTTGTTCATTCTGAAGTTCTCAAAACATCACTACATATAGAACTTAATCTTCATCTGTTTATGTCAAGCAAAACTTCAAATAAAGAAACTCCACTCCATACAGAACTGAATCATCATCCACTATGGTAGAATTTATCTGTCTAGCAAAACTCAAAGGAGAGATTTGATCAATCAAATTTCCTTATAATTTCTCCAACAAACTTTTAAATGGCCATAAAGTCATCAATCACCCCCTCTCGCAACTAATGAAGAACAAGCATACCAGATAAGCCATTAGTTTGAAATTAGGAAGGTGAACTCTTAATGAGAACAAatgagaggaaaagaaaaaacaatcttGTCGGTGAGGGTTTTATTATATGGCACATCAGTC is a genomic window containing:
- the LOC114367385 gene encoding decapping 5-like protein encodes the protein MATVSCANLESFIGCFICLISKCEIRYEGVLYFFNIQDSIIGLKDVRSYGTEGRRKDGPQVPPSYMVYEYILFRGNNIKNLQIKFPAPSSKLEEQVFSDPAIIQSEYSGLLSSPVVGLLSSPVASVGGRSLTESIQRQDSPAISSKAFPAGLPSHQSVTQPGPSNSSAATQVASHPSFFAAMDWQGPSRISSSSSHSLLQSSSRQPPSLAASLAVQNQMQNAETQVPIKGGWTALSDYGLPVSSAMASLVNQTHPPSLTSLKNSDSLDIPSLLSTKPPVSYSASMTFDGSNMPQFSSTLQDINSIQAQISGNICPDPRSIHPQHSVHRSAPSFVDSTSGSLPTAPSLLTPDQFAYPREQLLSLTHLNPTQKDMGSLTLTSSGSSALMPSPASQAPLLPLPTSVQKLPCTAPQYTEESDLEAINEKFKKNVVWGSFGKATTKIEGVDNASLPALQYTEEFDIEAINEKFKKNVVWGSFGKAITKIEGVEDNASLSLGDRECPGVIPNPKTGYKKDDFFDTISCNSSTGGSRSGPNLFSERMKQDTETSDSFQQRPNFTSGAGRGADFRGANNWGRGYGYNRRGRGPNFPF